A genomic segment from Candidatus Leptovillus gracilis encodes:
- a CDS encoding DUF1211 domain-containing protein, with translation MERVVLFSDTVFAIAITLLALDIRLPVAVAHLTNQQLMTNLLAIWPKYLSFVISFLVIGNLGIAHHRRFSLITRYDNRLLLLNLLVLMSIAFIPFPTSVISENGNRTATIFYALSITMTGLLSALLWWYASWENRLIDETMGKDVAHRSLLAILTTPAVFLLSIGLTFINPDLGKFSWILTAPAILMLR, from the coding sequence TTGGAACGTGTCGTTCTGTTTAGTGATACCGTCTTTGCCATTGCCATCACCCTGCTGGCCCTGGACATTCGCCTGCCGGTTGCGGTCGCCCATCTCACCAACCAGCAGTTGATGACCAATTTGCTCGCCATCTGGCCCAAATATCTAAGCTTTGTCATCAGCTTTCTGGTGATTGGCAATTTGGGGATTGCGCACCATCGCCGCTTCTCGCTCATCACGCGCTACGACAACCGCCTGCTCTTGCTCAATCTTCTTGTTTTGATGTCCATCGCCTTCATCCCTTTCCCCACCTCGGTGATCAGCGAGAACGGCAACCGTACGGCGACAATCTTCTATGCTTTAAGTATTACCATGACCGGTCTGCTTTCTGCGCTGCTGTGGTGGTACGCTTCCTGGGAAAATCGGCTGATTGACGAGACTATGGGCAAGGATGTGGCCCATCGCAGTTTGCTCGCTATTTTGACAACACCGGCCGTTTTTCTACTTTCAATTGGCTTAACCTTTATCAATCCTGATTTGGGAAAGTTTTCGTGGATACTAACTGCCCCGGCTATCCTTATGCTTAGATAA